A window of Fuerstiella sp. contains these coding sequences:
- a CDS encoding VCBS repeat-containing protein encodes MRIKRTGVFVSLSLLMSMAATCSVRAEEKAWVLNSFVDFGDGTLVDGGANTYVAADGTVRLINLWDFNNDGNFDLPIACGQDHDERVDLSIYWSDKSGFASDRRTRLPTEGALAAAAEDLNGDGYIDLVVANRFDGEKTNLDSYIYWGSDDGFDASNRSALPTKAAQAVAIADLNGDGHHDIVFANRGVDYHVVIDQFQKSFIYWGSDHGYSAGKRTELPTINCGDVTIADVNHDGHPDILFVNEGNNEAQSGVVVYLGDAAGNYSDDRRIELPGVYSSAVTVADLNQDGHEEIILANMYHLNEKPDPPTGNSVGTYRANSYIYWGSAAGYSAELRTELPTIGARAAAVGDLNGDGLSDIVFANSAEGVSYIYWNSPRGFLAHRRSQILAPSANDVVIEDMNADGEADLILANYASDGFFDTDSYVYWGGPQGFSPDRRLELPTSGASGITIADFDNNGQKDIVFINKIEGVSYPGGTTAAFAELGPTTSWIYLGDDQGRFSPQRRVGLPTVRDTDGYINCDFNFDGFADLLLAQYSTPTHIFWGGPTGLSEDNTTIVPDGQAGTGRAADFNRDGYLDLLLDSNVIYGQESGFSRINRFRLTPRGKSECLADLNGDGWLDVVSAARHKVTLFWNGPGGFDNARTTSLLMQGKDASMPEIADLNGDGYLDLVVVNQVDENKPLGPGQALVHLANPNADAWIYWGSDAGFSESRRSALPTIGANDVVAADLNRNGYIDLFFPSYLGGTHRHFPGTIYWNSADGFDVGRQTRIPGYSGCGTFAADCNLDGYPELVIANHTRVGNHRSDVWVYQGSPDGYSPDKRTSLPATGPHFFSLVDIGNIYDRSERYDYLSPPFDAGSGADYERISWKADTPFHTRLEFQIRTAESEQQLTSAGWRGPAGADSFYRTSGTQIAAAKNDRWIQFKASLISPNMANTPVLRSATISYSKD; translated from the coding sequence ATGCGAATCAAACGAACCGGTGTTTTTGTGTCCCTGTCCCTGCTGATGTCGATGGCTGCGACGTGTTCTGTCAGGGCTGAAGAGAAGGCGTGGGTGCTGAATTCGTTTGTGGACTTTGGTGACGGCACGCTGGTTGATGGTGGTGCAAACACGTACGTTGCCGCCGACGGGACCGTCCGCCTGATCAATCTTTGGGACTTTAATAACGACGGCAATTTTGATCTGCCGATTGCCTGTGGCCAGGATCACGACGAACGGGTGGATCTGTCCATCTACTGGTCCGACAAAAGTGGATTTGCTTCGGATCGTCGAACCCGCCTCCCGACGGAGGGAGCGCTGGCAGCGGCAGCCGAGGACCTCAACGGCGATGGTTATATTGATCTGGTCGTTGCCAATCGATTCGATGGAGAAAAAACGAATCTTGACTCATATATCTACTGGGGTAGTGACGACGGATTCGATGCTTCAAATCGCAGTGCGCTTCCGACCAAAGCCGCCCAGGCCGTTGCGATTGCTGACCTGAACGGTGACGGACATCATGACATCGTTTTTGCTAACCGAGGTGTTGACTATCACGTTGTCATCGACCAATTTCAAAAGTCATTTATATATTGGGGTTCTGATCACGGTTATTCCGCCGGGAAGAGGACCGAGCTGCCAACGATTAACTGTGGGGACGTGACCATTGCAGACGTTAATCATGATGGTCATCCGGACATTCTGTTCGTGAATGAAGGCAACAATGAAGCTCAAAGTGGCGTCGTGGTCTATCTCGGCGATGCCGCCGGAAATTATTCTGACGATCGCCGCATTGAACTTCCGGGGGTCTACAGCTCAGCCGTGACAGTTGCGGATCTGAACCAGGATGGTCATGAAGAGATTATTCTTGCCAACATGTATCATTTGAATGAGAAGCCAGATCCGCCAACCGGAAACAGTGTCGGGACATATCGTGCTAACTCGTACATCTATTGGGGATCTGCTGCCGGATATTCGGCTGAATTGAGGACCGAGCTGCCAACGATCGGTGCCCGGGCAGCGGCGGTCGGAGACCTGAATGGTGACGGACTGAGTGACATTGTGTTTGCAAACAGTGCAGAGGGTGTCTCGTACATCTACTGGAACAGTCCCCGGGGATTCCTGGCCCACAGGCGTTCCCAGATTTTAGCACCGTCTGCCAATGATGTGGTCATCGAAGATATGAATGCGGACGGCGAAGCAGATCTGATTCTGGCCAACTATGCCAGTGACGGTTTCTTTGATACGGACTCATACGTGTATTGGGGGGGACCGCAAGGCTTTTCGCCGGACCGAAGACTGGAATTGCCAACATCCGGTGCGTCCGGAATCACGATTGCTGATTTTGACAACAACGGGCAAAAGGACATCGTCTTTATCAACAAGATTGAAGGTGTATCGTATCCGGGCGGGACGACCGCTGCCTTTGCCGAACTCGGACCGACCACGTCCTGGATTTACCTGGGCGATGACCAGGGCCGATTCAGTCCACAGCGGCGGGTGGGTCTGCCGACCGTTCGTGATACCGACGGATATATCAATTGTGACTTCAACTTCGACGGTTTTGCCGATCTGTTGCTCGCCCAGTACAGCACTCCCACTCACATTTTCTGGGGCGGACCGACTGGCCTTTCAGAGGACAACACCACGATTGTTCCTGACGGTCAGGCAGGGACCGGTCGTGCGGCTGACTTTAACCGGGACGGCTATCTTGACCTGCTGCTGGATTCGAACGTGATATACGGCCAGGAGTCCGGTTTTTCCAGGATCAATCGTTTCCGACTGACGCCCCGGGGCAAGTCGGAGTGTCTGGCAGACCTGAACGGTGACGGCTGGCTCGATGTTGTGTCGGCCGCCCGTCATAAGGTCACTCTGTTCTGGAACGGGCCCGGCGGCTTCGACAATGCCCGCACAACATCACTACTCATGCAGGGTAAAGACGCTTCGATGCCTGAGATCGCTGACCTGAATGGCGACGGCTACCTGGACCTTGTCGTTGTAAATCAGGTCGATGAGAACAAACCGCTTGGTCCCGGACAAGCACTCGTGCATCTGGCTAATCCGAACGCAGACGCGTGGATCTACTGGGGAAGTGATGCGGGTTTTTCTGAATCCCGTCGTTCAGCGCTTCCAACTATTGGTGCGAACGATGTCGTGGCGGCGGATCTCAATCGAAACGGGTACATCGATCTGTTTTTTCCCAGCTATCTTGGCGGAACCCACCGGCATTTCCCCGGCACGATTTACTGGAACAGTGCGGACGGATTCGACGTGGGACGTCAAACCAGGATCCCTGGCTACTCGGGATGCGGTACGTTTGCTGCTGACTGCAATCTGGACGGCTATCCGGAACTTGTTATTGCGAATCATACGCGAGTCGGAAACCACCGCAGTGACGTGTGGGTGTACCAGGGAAGTCCGGACGGTTATTCCCCGGACAAACGAACCTCTTTGCCGGCGACAGGTCCGCACTTCTTTTCACTTGTTGACATCGGCAATATTTATGATCGTTCGGAACGCTATGATTATCTCTCCCCGCCATTTGATGCCGGTTCCGGTGCAGACTACGAACGGATTTCTTGGAAGGCAGACACTCCGTTTCACACGCGCCTGGAGTTCCAGATTCGTACGGCAGAGTCTGAACAACAGCTCACATCAGCCGGCTGGCGGGGACCGGCGGGCGCTGACAGTTTCTATCGTACCAGCGGAACTCAAATTGCGGCGGCGAAGAACGATCGCTGGATCCAGTTTAAGGCCAGCCTGATCAGCCCGAATATGGCCAACACGCCCGTGCTGCGTTCGGCCACAATCAGTTATTCGAAGGATTAG
- a CDS encoding amidohydrolase family protein, protein MTTTRRDFISQSTAAVIGTAGLSRTDGAVTTAESVPIIDTHQHLWDLRRFNLPWMDPNNAELEPIRHTFLMPDYVEHTQGLNIVKTVYMEINVHPSQQQAEAEYVIDLCERKDNSMVGAVIGGYPHDEGFADYITPLSRKDAVKGVRTVLNDPDRPTGLCLQPKFVDNIRRLADLGINFDLCLRPDEVIHGATLAKKCPNTRFVVDHCGNLSVQSTDQALRAKWQDGIRASADQDNMFIKISGIVASVNKHNWSPDDLAPNINFCLDAFGEDRCVYGGDWPVCLLGASYRQWVEALKQVVSSRSATFRKKMFHDNAVKVYRLG, encoded by the coding sequence ATGACAACCACTCGCCGCGATTTTATTTCGCAATCAACCGCAGCGGTCATCGGTACAGCCGGGCTGTCACGCACTGATGGAGCTGTGACAACCGCTGAATCCGTACCAATCATCGATACACACCAGCACCTCTGGGATCTCCGTCGGTTTAATCTGCCATGGATGGACCCGAACAACGCAGAACTGGAGCCGATTCGACATACCTTCCTGATGCCGGATTACGTTGAACACACTCAAGGACTGAATATCGTTAAAACGGTCTATATGGAAATCAATGTCCACCCGTCTCAACAGCAGGCCGAAGCTGAGTACGTTATCGACCTTTGCGAACGAAAAGACAATTCCATGGTGGGGGCCGTGATTGGCGGCTATCCGCACGATGAGGGCTTCGCCGATTACATTACCCCGCTGTCCAGGAAAGATGCCGTCAAGGGTGTCCGCACCGTGCTCAACGATCCGGACCGCCCGACAGGGCTTTGTCTGCAGCCAAAATTTGTGGATAACATACGTCGACTGGCAGATCTGGGTATCAACTTCGACCTGTGTCTGCGGCCGGATGAGGTCATTCACGGGGCAACACTGGCAAAGAAGTGTCCCAATACGCGATTTGTGGTGGATCATTGCGGAAATCTCAGTGTCCAGTCGACGGATCAGGCACTAAGAGCAAAATGGCAGGATGGCATCCGTGCATCAGCCGACCAGGACAACATGTTCATTAAGATTTCCGGCATTGTAGCGTCAGTCAATAAACACAACTGGTCACCGGACGATCTGGCTCCCAATATCAACTTTTGTCTCGATGCCTTCGGCGAAGATCGATGCGTGTACGGGGGCGACTGGCCCGTGTGTCTGCTGGGTGCCAGCTATCGGCAGTGGGTGGAAGCACTCAAACAGGTCGTCAGCAGCCGGTCAGCGACATTTCGAAAGAAGATGTTTCACGATAACGCGGTGAAGGTCTATCGACTGGGATAA
- a CDS encoding M20 family metallopeptidase — MRPAELLKELIAIPSVNPMGRDMSGPEFLEAGMTDYLEQWFTDLGADYQRIEIMPKRSNIVARYQGNPDRPTVMLDAHQDTVPVDGMTIPAFEPEERDGRIYGRGSCDVKGGMASMLTAFARVVRERPSGAGDIIMSCTCDEEQGMTGVRDLTARWTQTDHHPADWLARRPDSIIIAEPTSLDIVVAHRGVTRWKLRTTGKAAHSSKPSDGINAIYRMAEVVSRLEEYAVQLERESTPHVLCGSPTLSVGRIDGGISVNVVPDECTIEIDRRVIPGEDQSTVIAQVDAWLRKSLTFEYEMLPAWCMAGSLSDDRNGTLADSLLTHVEAVSGPCQKLGVAYGTNAAVTGPTGIPTVVFGPGSIEQAHTKDEWIDAAQLDQAAEILFRFLSAHES; from the coding sequence ATGCGCCCTGCTGAACTGCTTAAAGAACTCATCGCTATTCCAAGCGTCAATCCGATGGGACGCGATATGTCCGGACCGGAGTTCCTCGAAGCCGGAATGACCGACTATCTGGAACAGTGGTTCACCGATCTTGGTGCTGACTATCAACGCATCGAAATCATGCCAAAACGCAGTAACATCGTTGCCCGGTACCAAGGAAACCCGGATCGTCCGACAGTGATGCTGGACGCCCATCAGGACACCGTTCCTGTTGACGGCATGACAATTCCGGCATTCGAACCGGAAGAACGGGACGGCCGGATTTACGGGCGGGGATCCTGCGATGTTAAGGGGGGTATGGCATCGATGCTTACAGCGTTTGCCCGGGTGGTACGTGAACGCCCCTCCGGAGCCGGTGACATCATTATGTCCTGCACATGTGACGAAGAACAGGGAATGACGGGTGTACGGGATCTGACTGCTCGATGGACTCAAACCGATCATCATCCCGCCGACTGGCTGGCACGCAGGCCGGATTCGATCATCATCGCCGAACCGACATCGCTGGATATCGTGGTGGCTCATCGAGGCGTCACACGCTGGAAACTGCGGACGACCGGAAAAGCGGCGCATAGCTCGAAGCCGTCGGACGGCATTAATGCCATCTATCGCATGGCTGAAGTTGTTTCCCGGCTTGAGGAATACGCTGTTCAGCTCGAACGGGAATCGACTCCGCACGTCCTGTGTGGTTCGCCGACACTCAGCGTCGGCCGAATCGACGGAGGGATCAGTGTCAATGTCGTACCGGATGAGTGTACGATTGAAATCGATCGTCGGGTGATCCCTGGCGAGGATCAATCAACGGTCATCGCACAGGTGGATGCCTGGCTCCGTAAATCCCTCACGTTCGAATACGAAATGCTTCCGGCGTGGTGCATGGCCGGATCCCTGTCGGATGACAGAAACGGAACTCTGGCCGACAGCCTGCTGACTCATGTGGAAGCCGTATCCGGACCGTGTCAGAAACTTGGAGTCGCGTACGGAACCAATGCAGCCGTCACCGGGCCGACAGGAATCCCCACGGTTGTGTTTGGTCCGGGATCGATCGAACAGGCACATACAAAAGACGAATGGATCGATGCCGCTCAGCTGGACCAGGCCGCTGAGATTCTGTTTCGGTTTTTATCCGCTCATGAAAGCTGA
- a CDS encoding alpha/beta hydrolase fold domain-containing protein — protein MKHFNFPVLSAVIAGLFAAVTSADDNGLPPTHANVAYSEHPVCQLDIWIADGTGPRPLLVYIHGGGWTGGDKKRMPHQVRPFLEKGISCAAVNYRHTPEHPLPAPVHDAARAIQYLRQRATEWNIRSDRIVLTGGSAGACTSMWLLFHDDMARPDSADPVLRESTRVSGAAVLSGQTSIDPKMIESWLGANVLKHRMIWCCVGEKNMQDALKNYAQHQETYAEFSPINHLTSDDPPLLMTYPEDMTLPSKNAGHGIHHGVYGVKVREKAEAVGTECHLLIPGTSDSETYSSAEAFMFDKLLTP, from the coding sequence ATGAAACATTTCAATTTTCCGGTTCTATCCGCAGTGATTGCAGGTTTGTTCGCCGCAGTCACTTCTGCTGACGACAACGGTCTGCCACCGACTCATGCGAATGTGGCCTACTCCGAACATCCGGTATGTCAACTGGACATCTGGATTGCCGACGGGACAGGCCCGCGTCCGCTGCTGGTATATATCCACGGGGGCGGCTGGACGGGTGGCGACAAGAAACGCATGCCTCACCAGGTACGTCCGTTTCTGGAGAAAGGGATTTCCTGTGCAGCAGTGAACTATCGCCACACACCGGAACATCCCCTGCCGGCTCCGGTCCACGATGCAGCTCGAGCCATTCAGTACCTTCGACAGCGAGCCACAGAATGGAATATCCGCAGCGACCGGATTGTACTGACCGGCGGAAGTGCCGGAGCCTGTACTTCCATGTGGCTGCTGTTTCACGACGACATGGCCCGTCCCGATTCAGCAGATCCGGTGCTGAGGGAATCAACACGTGTCAGCGGTGCCGCGGTTCTGTCCGGACAAACCTCGATTGATCCGAAGATGATTGAATCCTGGTTAGGAGCCAACGTGCTCAAACATCGAATGATCTGGTGCTGCGTCGGTGAAAAAAACATGCAGGATGCCCTGAAAAACTATGCTCAGCACCAGGAAACCTATGCTGAATTCTCACCAATCAATCATCTGACGTCTGACGATCCACCACTTCTGATGACATACCCCGAAGACATGACTCTTCCCTCGAAAAACGCAGGACATGGAATCCATCACGGGGTGTACGGAGTGAAAGTTCGGGAAAAGGCGGAGGCTGTCGGCACCGAGTGCCATCTGCTTATACCCGGAACATCAGACTCGGAAACATATTCGTCAGCAGAAGCCTTCATGTTCGATAAGTTGCTGACGCCCTAG
- the dnaB gene encoding replicative DNA helicase, translating to MADKSVRLPPQNLDAEKGVLGSILLVNEAIDEVGESLRAEHFYHDAHHKIFAAIHDLYENNIRGIDPLTLAEELERRGELEESGGAAYVVEIVDSVPHAAHVRYYANIVREKWMQRTLIAACTEILTDCYEPQGTVDDLLQTAERRVFAIVEEQEDTSSIAIGDILLEAFTRIDERMNKEGSVAGVTTGFGDLDHQTTGLQPTELIILAARPSMGKTALVCNIAEAIARDAKKGVMLFSLEQSNLELAERFLCITARVSGHDLRTGNLSDEQRDQLAAASGDLHNLPLFIDDKPARTMSQIAAISRRQHRKEPLGAVIVDYLQLIEPEEKQLPREQQIAGISRRLKFLAKELNVAVIALSQLNRGVELREDKRPRLADLRESGSIEQDADKVMFLHRPDAYDPNDRPGEAEIIIAKHRSGPTGIVKLTWRAEFMRFENYSPVPDTDFATI from the coding sequence ATGGCCGACAAATCTGTTCGACTTCCTCCTCAGAACCTTGATGCCGAAAAAGGTGTCCTGGGGAGTATTCTGCTGGTCAACGAAGCCATCGACGAAGTCGGTGAGTCACTTCGGGCTGAGCATTTCTATCACGATGCTCATCACAAAATTTTTGCCGCGATCCATGATCTGTACGAAAATAATATTCGTGGCATTGACCCCCTGACACTGGCAGAAGAGCTCGAACGGCGTGGGGAACTGGAAGAGTCCGGTGGTGCTGCCTATGTCGTGGAAATCGTCGATTCCGTCCCTCATGCCGCTCACGTTCGTTACTACGCCAATATCGTCCGTGAAAAATGGATGCAGCGGACACTCATTGCGGCCTGCACCGAAATCCTGACCGATTGCTACGAGCCTCAGGGGACCGTCGACGACCTGCTTCAGACTGCTGAACGGCGTGTGTTTGCCATCGTGGAGGAACAGGAGGACACCTCCAGTATTGCTATCGGAGATATTCTGCTGGAAGCGTTCACCCGTATTGACGAACGGATGAACAAAGAAGGCAGTGTGGCGGGTGTTACCACCGGTTTCGGTGATCTTGACCATCAGACAACCGGTCTGCAGCCGACGGAGCTTATCATTCTGGCAGCCCGTCCGAGTATGGGCAAAACAGCCTTGGTCTGCAATATAGCCGAAGCGATTGCCAGAGACGCAAAAAAGGGAGTGATGCTGTTCAGCCTGGAACAATCCAACCTGGAACTTGCCGAACGCTTTTTGTGTATCACAGCCCGGGTCAGCGGACATGACCTGCGCACCGGAAATCTGTCCGACGAACAGCGGGATCAACTGGCGGCTGCCTCCGGCGATCTGCACAACCTGCCACTGTTTATCGATGACAAACCAGCACGAACGATGTCACAGATTGCCGCAATCTCCCGACGTCAGCACCGCAAAGAACCACTGGGGGCTGTGATTGTCGACTATCTGCAGCTTATCGAACCTGAAGAGAAACAACTTCCTCGTGAACAACAGATCGCAGGTATCTCGCGTCGCCTGAAATTCCTGGCCAAAGAACTCAATGTGGCGGTTATTGCATTGTCGCAGCTCAATCGGGGTGTGGAACTGCGAGAGGACAAACGACCTCGTCTGGCCGACCTGCGTGAAAGTGGTTCCATCGAACAGGATGCCGACAAAGTTATGTTTCTGCATCGGCCGGATGCCTATGATCCCAACGACCGACCGGGTGAAGCCGAAATCATTATCGCAAAACACAGGAGTGGTCCCACCGGGATCGTGAAACTCACCTGGCGTGCGGAGTTCATGAGGTTCGAAAACTACTCCCCGGTTCCCGACACAGACTTTGCTACAATCTGA
- a CDS encoding galactose oxidase, protein MKYAACVLSMVVLSSIPAWADENLLNWVQVTDHAGWQPRDSQGEVVYKDRLWIFGGWFNTTAAPPRDVWSSANGKTWTLIENKAPWKHSDLSMSIVFKDRMWFMGGWHDGRLPSHSASNQVWSSTDGVSWEQITDDAGWTPRIAAALVEFRGKMWLLGGTEDYYFGDENSTQNDVWMSSDGNQWTLVTDNAGWSPRAYHQAAVLNDRIYVFGGGDYRPEYHALNDVWSSADGIHWQQETAAAAWHPRIWFSSVVYRDRMWVIGGWSDKPFANWNDTWYSSDGRNWKQLKSEVVWKQRHEHSAFVFQDKIWIAGGHAIPLNSEVWSLEVPENWFEDD, encoded by the coding sequence ATGAAATATGCTGCTTGCGTTCTGTCAATGGTCGTACTGTCATCAATCCCTGCCTGGGCAGATGAGAACCTACTCAACTGGGTTCAGGTCACTGATCATGCGGGCTGGCAGCCTCGGGACTCACAGGGCGAAGTTGTCTACAAAGATCGTCTGTGGATCTTCGGCGGATGGTTCAATACGACAGCAGCACCGCCCCGTGACGTGTGGAGTTCTGCGAACGGAAAGACATGGACACTGATCGAAAACAAGGCACCGTGGAAACACAGCGATCTGTCGATGAGCATTGTGTTCAAAGATCGCATGTGGTTCATGGGCGGCTGGCATGACGGTCGTCTGCCCAGCCATTCTGCCAGCAATCAGGTCTGGTCCTCCACGGACGGCGTCTCATGGGAGCAGATCACCGACGACGCAGGCTGGACTCCGCGGATCGCAGCTGCACTTGTTGAATTCAGGGGAAAGATGTGGCTGCTGGGCGGAACCGAAGATTACTATTTCGGCGACGAAAACAGTACCCAAAATGATGTGTGGATGTCATCGGACGGGAACCAGTGGACGCTGGTGACGGACAACGCCGGCTGGTCGCCACGGGCATATCATCAGGCAGCCGTGCTGAATGACCGCATTTATGTCTTCGGTGGAGGAGACTATCGACCGGAGTATCACGCACTCAACGACGTCTGGAGCTCTGCAGACGGAATTCACTGGCAACAGGAAACCGCGGCTGCCGCATGGCATCCCCGGATCTGGTTTTCGTCCGTCGTTTATCGAGACCGGATGTGGGTGATCGGAGGCTGGTCCGACAAACCGTTCGCCAACTGGAACGACACGTGGTATTCCAGTGACGGACGGAACTGGAAACAGCTCAAATCAGAGGTCGTGTGGAAACAGCGCCACGAACACTCCGCATTCGTATTTCAGGACAAAATCTGGATTGCCGGCGGACACGCCATACCGCTGAACAGTGAAGTCTGGTCACTGGAAGTTCCGGAAAACTGGTTCGAAGATGACTAA
- a CDS encoding DUF3127 domain-containing protein, producing MSHATVTGIVHVIEETKTYGQNGFRKRLLVLEQDNGRFTSHIPVEFIQDSCDTVDQLKIGDEVEVTYRLNGRKWQRDANSEVKYFLSAEAMGFNVINSGSNDAPADDADAPYGETFVSDEEPPF from the coding sequence ATGAGTCATGCAACGGTCACCGGTATCGTTCATGTGATCGAAGAAACAAAAACCTACGGGCAGAATGGATTCCGCAAGCGACTGCTTGTGCTGGAGCAGGATAACGGTCGTTTTACCAGTCACATTCCGGTCGAATTCATACAGGATAGCTGTGATACTGTGGATCAGCTTAAGATCGGCGATGAGGTTGAAGTGACCTATCGGCTGAATGGCCGCAAGTGGCAGCGTGACGCAAACAGCGAAGTTAAATATTTCCTTAGCGCGGAGGCCATGGGCTTTAACGTGATCAATTCGGGTTCGAATGACGCTCCTGCGGATGACGCTGATGCACCGTACGGAGAGACATTCGTATCCGATGAAGAACCTCCGTTTTAG
- the rplI gene encoding 50S ribosomal protein L9, translating into MPLKSKSTNPGAVSGSTRQSTEVLLVHDVTSLGKRGDIVRVKPGYARNYLLPHGMATVATEQNKRMVARHRQKLEHLEAGRVRDLQKLADAVSSYSATIEANATSDNTLYGSVVDRDISDALIAGGFNVKPQQVKLDGPIRELGMYTVKLVFHEKVNTEVKVWVVPSAAGV; encoded by the coding sequence ATGCCACTAAAGTCAAAATCAACGAATCCCGGAGCAGTCAGCGGGTCAACCCGTCAATCAACGGAGGTTCTGCTGGTCCACGATGTGACAAGCCTTGGAAAACGTGGTGACATCGTGAGAGTTAAGCCCGGTTATGCAAGAAATTATCTGCTTCCTCATGGAATGGCAACGGTTGCGACTGAACAAAACAAGCGAATGGTGGCGCGGCACCGTCAGAAACTGGAACACCTCGAAGCCGGCCGGGTTCGGGACCTGCAAAAACTGGCTGACGCCGTGAGCAGCTATAGTGCCACAATAGAAGCCAATGCAACATCCGACAACACTCTGTACGGCTCCGTGGTTGACCGCGACATCAGCGATGCACTTATTGCCGGTGGATTTAACGTGAAACCTCAACAGGTCAAGCTGGACGGTCCGATCAGAGAATTGGGTATGTACACTGTAAAACTCGTCTTTCACGAGAAGGTCAACACCGAAGTCAAAGTCTGGGTGGTGCCCTCCGCCGCTGGTGTCTGA
- the eno gene encoding phosphopyruvate hydratase, translating into MSAAIADVHAREILDSRGNPTVEVDLLLDDGIIGRAAVPSGASTGAHEAHELRDTSVTDRYLGKGVQQAVQNINGEIADAIIDLDVCDQANVDRVMIELDGTENKSRLGANAILACSLAAAHAAARASGLPLFRYLGGVGAHCLPAPMMNIINGGEHANNGIDIQEFMVMPLGFDSFSDALRAGTEVFHALKKVLGDKGLSTAVGDEGGFAPDLSTNQEALDVILVAIEKAGYAAGDQIKIALDCAATEFYDVDKGIYTLEGRSIDSEGMVGLLAEWADRYPICSIEDGCSEDDWDGWKKMTDMIGDRCQLVGDDLFVTNSKRLSEGIDKGVANSILVKVNQIGTLSETIQAVQLAGKHGYTSVMSHRSGETEDTTIADLAVALQTGQIKTGSASRTDRICKYNQLLRIEEILGETASYGGTIS; encoded by the coding sequence ATGAGTGCTGCAATTGCCGATGTTCACGCCCGTGAGATTCTGGACAGCCGTGGAAATCCGACTGTCGAAGTAGATTTGCTGCTGGATGACGGAATTATTGGTCGAGCGGCTGTCCCCAGCGGCGCCAGTACCGGGGCCCACGAAGCACACGAACTTCGTGATACCAGCGTGACTGACCGGTATCTGGGGAAGGGGGTTCAGCAGGCCGTTCAGAATATCAACGGTGAAATCGCGGACGCCATCATCGATCTGGACGTGTGTGATCAGGCCAATGTCGATCGAGTCATGATTGAACTGGACGGTACGGAAAACAAGTCCCGTCTGGGAGCAAACGCAATCCTGGCCTGCTCGCTGGCCGCTGCTCATGCCGCAGCCAGAGCATCCGGACTGCCGTTATTTCGATATTTGGGTGGTGTGGGTGCCCATTGTCTTCCGGCTCCCATGATGAACATCATCAATGGTGGCGAACATGCGAACAATGGTATCGATATTCAGGAATTCATGGTCATGCCCTTGGGGTTTGACAGCTTCAGTGATGCGCTGCGAGCGGGCACCGAAGTCTTCCACGCTCTCAAAAAAGTACTGGGTGACAAAGGGCTCAGTACTGCAGTGGGTGATGAAGGTGGATTTGCTCCCGATCTCAGCACGAATCAGGAGGCCTTGGATGTGATTCTTGTTGCTATCGAAAAAGCGGGATATGCCGCTGGTGACCAGATTAAGATCGCCCTGGACTGTGCAGCGACGGAATTCTATGACGTAGATAAGGGCATCTATACGCTGGAGGGCAGGTCGATTGATTCTGAGGGTATGGTTGGATTGCTTGCAGAATGGGCAGATCGGTACCCAATCTGTTCGATCGAAGACGGTTGCAGTGAAGACGACTGGGACGGCTGGAAGAAAATGACCGATATGATTGGTGACCGCTGCCAGCTCGTTGGTGACGATCTTTTTGTGACCAATTCCAAACGTTTGAGCGAAGGAATCGACAAAGGCGTTGCGAACAGCATTCTGGTCAAGGTTAACCAGATCGGTACACTTTCTGAGACCATTCAGGCAGTGCAACTGGCCGGGAAGCACGGTTATACATCTGTGATGAGTCATCGTTCGGGTGAAACGGAGGACACCACCATTGCTGACCTGGCCGTGGCTCTGCAAACCGGACAGATAAAAACTGGGTCGGCCAGTCGGACGGACCGCATCTGCAAATATAACCAGCTTCTGCGGATCGAGGAGATCCTTGGGGAAACCGCCTCATACGGCGGCACCATTTCATAA